Proteins encoded within one genomic window of Episyrphus balteatus chromosome 1, idEpiBalt1.1, whole genome shotgun sequence:
- the LOC129907009 gene encoding uncharacterized protein LOC129907009 → MFQVAIKTPFFTSTMKSFVVEYPASKMSGMNEVNADPCDIERNLVLHIPSQENDEEVKLQAKNLCLDIMQSNDPERIARTKIIRSRDNRVANVIVELQNVEDVSNVLKSATKLRGTGISIHRDYTKAARDKRKQLLEIRKNISEKNKNIKVLTKGQTLHVDQRSYYFDSNNVLKCYDDVGNQLLQNLLSNVGVSCQTSGDDHLLQGFLAATRDGSSSSSL, encoded by the exons ATGTTTCAGGTTGCAATAAAAACACCGTTTTTCACTTCGACAATGAAAAGTTTTGTGGTT GAATATCCAGCTTCAAAAATGAGTGGCATGAACGAAGTGAACGCTGACCCTTGTGACATAGAGAGAAATTTGGTACTTCATATTCCGTCCCAGGAAAATGACGAAGAGGTAAAATTACAAGCGAAAAACCTATGTTTGGATATAATGCAGAGCAATGACCCGGAAAGAATTGCTCGTACCAAAATAATTCGCTCTAGAGACAACAGAGTGGCTAACGTCATAGTCGAATTGCAGAATGTAGAAGATGTGTCAAATGTTCTGAAGTCTGCCACCAAATTGCGGGGCACTGGAATCTCCATTCACCGTGATTATACTAAAGCAGCTAGAGATAAACGCAAACAACTACTAGAAATTAGAAAGAATATAAGcgaaaagaacaaaaacattaaagtcTTAACTAAAGGACAAACACTACATGTAGATCAAAGATCATACTACTTCGATAGCAACAATGTTCTGAAATGTTATGACGATGTCGGAAATCAGCTGCTGCAAAACTTGTTATCAAACGTGGGTGTCAGCTGTCAAACGTCAGGAGATGATCATCTATTACAAGGATTTTTGGCGGCGACACGTGAtggttcttcttcttcctctctgtaa
- the LOC129907018 gene encoding uncharacterized protein LOC129907018 → MKLTDSNYFEAWERLEKRFDRSQLIIQSFINSFVSLPSTNSSNVALLRKITDGADEVIRGLNALNTTGRDPWLIFLLSQKLDPDTKQAWAEHLGSKEGPAIDELLEFLQNRCACLESCSTPVRHSKIRNKTQGSFKSHVVEYVQSCLECKGNHNLPSCKKFLALDVEARRRFAKERSLCFNCIRLGHAANKCFSNNRCKICKSRHHSLVHPEIAAINTSTNLANEQAPLVAPGTSSSSFSNSVPSSVVSHHSSEPSHSFHTILPTAVAKSQDKERPFHNIRMLPDTGSQVSFITEQTVQRLGLRRSQSRLPVLGVGSTSAGVTNGIVTLRLISRFSSKFVDVDCHVLSKLTSLLPESPVDNIDLGKLVTVKLADPYFNKPGPIDVLIGADKVFDIIAGPSNSTIAGVPNLVLTIFGSVAVGRSTQNSAHVNKGIKTFCTQLDLSFCTPLNQSFCTQLDHSLAFDLQKFWRLEEISEEPTLSIDDQRAEEFFQKTHQRLLDGRYVVKLPFKSNEKLNFGNSFSVALHRLHSIERRFLSNPSLREKCQMFMDEYLSLGHMEEVPADEIYQSSYNSYYLPHHAVFKNDSSTTKVRVFLTDQLKRITIDP, encoded by the coding sequence ATGAAGCTTACGGATAGTAATTATTTTGAGGCTTGGGAAAGGTTGGAGAAACGGTTTGATAGGTCTCAACTAATAATTCAGTCGTTTATAAATTCATTTGTCTCATTGCCATCGACTAATTCTTCCAACGTTGCtttgttaagaaaaataacAGACGGTGCTGACGAGGTTATTAGGGGTTTAAACGCTCTCAATACAACAGGTCGCGATCCCTGGTTGATCTTTCTTTTAAGTCAGAAGCTTGATCCAGATACGAAGCAGGCGTGGGCTGAACATTTGGGGTCAAAGGAAGGTCCCGCAATAGATGAACTTCTTGAATTTTTACAAAACCGTTGTGCGTGTTTGGAATCTTGTTCTACTCCTGTTCGACATTCTAAGATTCGAAACAAAACTCAAGGGAGTTTTAAGTCTCATGTCGTTGAATATGTACAGAGTTGTTTGGAATGCAAAGGAAACCATAACTTACCAAGTTGTAAAAAGTTCCTTGCTCTTGATGTGGAGGCTCGTCGGCGTTTTGCTAAAGAAAGGTCATTGTGTTTCAACTGTATACGACTAGGTCATGCtgcaaataaatgtttttctaaTAATCGTTGCAAGATTTGTAAATCGAGACACCATTCTCTAGTTCATCCGGAAATAGCTGCAATTAATACCTCGACAAATCTTGCTAATGAGCAGGCACCACTTGTTGCTCCAGGTACATCGAGTTCTTCGTTCTCAAATTCGGTTCCGTCGTCGGTGGTTAGTCATCATTCTTCTGAGCCCAGTCACAGTTTTCACACAATTCTCCCAACAGCTGTTGCCAAATCTCAGGATAAGGAAAGGCCGTTCCATAACATTCGTATGCTTCCTGATACTGGGTCACAAGTTTCGTTCATTACTGAACAGACTGTTCAGCGCTTGGGACTTCGTCGAAGTCAATCTCGGTTACCTGTTCTTGGCGTAGGTTCGACATCAGCAGGTGTTACCAATGGTATAGTGACACTGAGGCTTATTTCTCGATTCAGTTCAAAGTTTGTTGACGTAGATTGTCATGTCCTATCGAAACTTACATCGTTGCTGCCGGAATCTCCCGTGGACAATATCGACTTAGGAAAACTTGTGACTGTTAAGCTCGCTGATCCTTATTTTAATAAGCCAGGTCCTATTGACGTGTTGATTGGAGCAGATAAGGTTTTCGACATAATAGCTGGACCATCTAATAGCACAATCGCTGGGGTTCCGAATTTAGTTCTTACTATTTTTGGATCGGTTGCTGTAGGAAGATCTACACAAAATTCTGCTCATGTTAATAAAGGTATTAAGACTTTTTGTACGCAGCTAGATCTTTCTTTTTGTACGCCCTTGAATCAATCGTTTTGTACGCAGCTGGATCATTCGCTTGCATTTGATCTACAAAAATTCTGGCGTTTAGAGGAAATTTCTGAAGAACCAACCCTTTCAATCGATGACCAACGTGCTGAggagttttttcaaaaaacgcatcaAAGACTTCTTGATGGTCGTTATGTCGTAAAGTTGCCTTTCAAGtctaatgaaaaattaaattttgggaACTCTTTTAGTGTTGCACTTCACCGTCTTCATTCAATCGAACGTAGGTTTTTGTCAAATCCTTCGTTAAGGGAAAAGTGCCAAATGTTCATGGATGAGTATTTGTCGTTAGGTCATATGGAAGAAGTTCCTGCTGATGAAATATACCAATCCTCTTACAACTCGTACTATCTTCCTCATCATGCGGTGTTTAAAAACGATAGCAGCACCACAAAAGTAAGAGTATTTTTGACGGATCAGCTAAAACGAATCACAATAGATCCTTGA